The Dysidea avara chromosome 13, odDysAvar1.4, whole genome shotgun sequence genome includes a region encoding these proteins:
- the LOC136243574 gene encoding transmembrane protein 131-like isoform X3, with protein MMVSTRSLCLSFLVLLVCFLTLPRLADEEPINSRSSGSRDPSYNEDSHVVLTNPLQAAGVVSPFLAAPSSKSQAAVVDEKHEEQKVDHQHPLPVLTQHPIVMQPSLADFKEVPVGMPQIKTVTINNPSPLQTLQLTSVSGDTPDFHPSFFQSKVVRSGDSTTFDIVFLPRRVGRVGTVLYIHTSLGTFKYEVYGTSVPNPYRLRAFLGIKMPLNATYSPVISMYNPHSTALQVTEIYSSGGDLHLELLTGQIEGSKSLWEIRPYETKPIIKLNFFGRSINNHTSFIRIRTNYTLEESPIALPVEVIVTQATGIFLSREFIDFGLLKSGDEGKPVPLFLLNAGPGNVHVSSITTVPPNDAIQVIYTPTTLRQSAKYIKIATVLYHVDKVQDVSQHQGKIVVIFEDPSSDILEIPYEATVLQGAMTYEKTQTLFKVGKPPFKAITRNMSLANQFPYPITVYDVRLPAKAQEHFMVNFTKGPYVLYPNMGWQKPFSVTFSPTSSDCQFSTSLRLHTNSSFFTIPLHCYDGKLKYEVKDIDKDSLEYGLMRYTDTISKRFVVININPVKISVTDYKVKGVDYASVELMYVQPSVELQGMMEMGNAATVYRPHRTPFTIDVGHEAVFEVNITKPDIKGRHEGEILVKTSLGKELHIPVFYKVVLGTLQVEPEVVLLSHAHPFTMVNTSFSVWSFFNQPVKVISVQPNPPNPQFYYVPPEAGNPLLLSEKMTQMGTIVFDPSKGDWLSTKPYLGLDQDDGRSSINSWVNSLNGISNQRVAENDARDYKLIRGLWSKIKMKRIQASLILETDMSSNYEIHVEAQLHWPSLLSNTTISFPTTLLGNTSVQHVAVNNPTNQPLLVQALMLAVYPNPDSVLRLLKGQYSFNTSIFDSSDLTTFYLPDSEAFEENHHEATRLTVAHSPLTVTSLIPPQSSAVVRVAFSPKVEKNFTSLLLLRSNLTILDALMVHGYGVAVQLLFGGKEPGAPLMFEYTEASLIQCHKELAAANSLRLVKTFTMRNIGQLPLHVLSMDFGSYGCTDYGFVVENCTTDFVLEPNATKDVRVSFTPDFTMSRIQRTLILHMTHSTELAFTLLATLPHSLLPLCYAALPRLDIEKLLSKITAVFMILLLVVVVMMAIYSAQFNNICQYYELDLLRHGTSVFDLNNLTEDGYISHSDTTAGTQVETVRPGKSSNLYSEASAVPKNSQESTATTSFQEPPSNTNTAARLKAPLDDPEANASHKSLQNIVDHSSANHTTANSNSSGLSQRSRDNSQSMDEADGSSGNSTVELTNNNDMQLVSSRSSKPVAAVAGTSRSSPSKSTSKADNFTSPSIVAVTDSSSQTPPLSNSQTTSESPTVDAPTYSKRSKLSKKQSSKSLKQQNTEVASARKSEVKDKTKLEKESVEKEASHEQVVVKEKSRDKVKPFTKDAGTGQAIPVEDAPQDGGAEAEDDVEDNGKKEVSMKGKDKRKKVRAQPKREEKESKKKRDRELEMAEFIKNKRLSSESIEVESTTSTENLDDENPNGEPDEKPTKAATAPPDNKEVVCSESNRPNDSPTGQSAPPEEEITKETAQPNPKTNDKKTLKLTEIYTDPFSRKPDKTSYTSKKIVGVSKKQSTERTKSASSEEPDDSKPTTPVGGAKPRAKNKQIDGDVSSKNEEQEAKSPDSKAEGIRLTSPHDIAASLLSKNTIIATRSKMKVEREAKEANKYDLHSNAKISPLAKPNDMMMPEDNYLMMQGNMPHHPHHYPSDFNRPDHGGVLSLNAEPFVPTVGAKEHSYYPEEPRPMNRMEVSRLQTGKTLGDFMPPSVTQPSRHYHPKKHQDNMYSDHHKGMFEDPRMLRSSHHMMHHHPQQKVSPTMIDDSQPHHMYHHSMGYHSDRMHSDRMHSDRIHSDRMHSDRMHSDRMHSDRMGHDPHFSHHRSSLDHSETFFEEDYSGLQSFDQQLCARNSRPSNLPYNTDDSVPFYSAGSHNIISASSGRKGMNMGGGGLTLTSPTSMFESPKKQQFPGYPRPVGVNSTMSSSDDNIPPGYSRQHYLHTLQHRRVGKQPQRLPPPGLGDPQFGEVIQDRGGGIPWGIEEFGGNESGSLQLQQQLLRRQQLLLQQQQQQSFDLDDYGEIPNLHSTTSPVFPTSSLNLAPGSGFSSAVHEPRPPPLDLGWDTGVSSNRSDKYMSDMSWGNSSSAVGDNSSVSMLWRQGSSHNSRNQSLSSMSDTNSTDFPKFTGNMYGLFDGPGSIWDPAAGTGNSSLLPWATTPSPSENKDNSTN; from the exons ATGATGGTTTCCACGAGGTCGCTTTGTTTATCGTTTCTAGTACTCTTAGTATGTTTTTTAACCCTACCAAGATTAGCCGACGAAGAACCGATAAACTCGCGATCTTCTGGCAGCAGAG ACCCGTCATACAATGAAGACTCTCACGTTGTGCTCACTAATCCTTTACAA GCTGCAGGCGTTGTGTCGCCGTTTCTGGCAGCACCTAGCAGTAAAAG tcaAGCTGCAGTTGTTGATGAGAAGCATGAAGAACAAAAGGTGGACCATCAGCACCCACTGCCTGTGCTTACACAGCACCCCATTGTAATGCAACCATCACTGGCTGACTTCAAAGAAGT ACCTGTTGGGATGCCACAGATCAAAACAGTTACTATTAACAACCCCAGTCCTTTACAGACATTGCAATTAACATCTGTTTCTGGGGACACGCCTGATTTCCACCCTTCATTTTTCCAGTCTAAG GTGGTACGCTCTGGAGATTCCACCACATTTGATATTGTGTTTCTTCCACGGCGTGTTGGCCGTGTGGGCACAGTTCTTTACATCCATACCTCATTGGGGACCTTCAAATATGAG gtGTATGGCACCAGTGTACCTAATCCCTACCGATTAAGGGCATTCTTGGGGATCAAGATGCCATTAAATGCTACTTACTCTCCAGTAATTTCCATGTATAATCCACACAGTACGGCTTTACAG GTAACAGAAATATATTCCAGTGGAGGTGATCTTCATTTAGAGCTACTCACGGGTCAAATAGAAGGCTCCAAGTCGCTATGG GAGATTCGTCCTTATGAGACGAAACCAATTATAAAACTGAATTTTTTTGGTCGCTCCATTAACAACCATACTTCATTTATTCGTATAAGAACTAACTATACTTTAGAAGAATCACCAATAGCATTACCTGTTGAAGTTATAGTTACACAAG CTACAGGGATATTTTTGTCACGGGAATTTATTGATTTTGGATTGCTAAAGAGTGGTG ATGAAGGAAAACCTGTTCCACTCTTCTTGCTTAATGCTGGTCCTGGGAATGTGCACGTATCG AGTATTACAACTGTTCCACCAAATGATGCCATTCAAGTTATATATACACCAACAACACTTCGTCAAAGTGCTAAGTACATCAAGATCGCCACAGTGTTGTATCACG TGGATAAAGTTCAAGATGTGTCTCAACATCAGGGAAAGATTGTTGTAATATTTGAAGATCCCTCAAGTGATATACTAGAGATTCCCTATGAAGCTACAGTTTTGCAAGG GGCAATGACCTACGAGAAAACCCAGACGCTGTTTAAAGTCGGGAAACCGCCATTCAAGGCTATCACTAGGAACATGTCTCTGGCCAATCAATTCCCATACCCGATCACAGTCTATGATGTAAGACTGCCAGCAAAGGCTCAGGAACACTTTATG GTAAACTTTACAAAAGGTCCATATGTCCTCTATCCAAACATGGGATGGCAAAAGCCGTTTTCAGTGACATTTTCTCCCACATCTTCAGACTGTCAGTTTTCTACGTCACTGCGTCTACATACCAATTCATCCTTCTTCACCATACCTTTGCACTGCTATGATGGCAAGCTGAAGTACGAGGTGAAGGATATTGACAAAGACTCACTAGAGTATGGACTGATGCGATATACGGATACTATAAGCAAGCGATTTGTAGTGATTAATATCAACCCAGTaaag ATATCAGTGACTGATTACAAAGTGAAGGGTGTTGATTATGCCAGCGTGGAATTGATGTATGTGCAGCCATCAGTAGAGCTGCAGGGAATGATGGAAATGGGTAATGCTGCTACAGTGTACAGACCTCATCGGACACCG TTTACCATTGATGTTGGACATGAAGCAGTGTTTGAAGTCAACATCACTAAACCAGACATTAAGGGCAGGCATGAAGGTGAAATACTAGTAAAGACATCTCTCGGAAAG GAGCTACACATCCCAGTGTTTTACAAAGTGGTCCTAGGCACGCTGCAGGTGGAGCCAGAGGTTGTGCTACTCAGTCATGCACACCCG TTCACGATGGTGAATACCAGCTTCTCAGTTTGGAGTTTTTTCAATCAACCAGTGAAAGTCATATCGGTCCAACCTAACCCGCCAAACCCACAGTTTTACTATGTCCCTCCTGAGGCAGGCAATCcactgctactgtcagagaagatGACCCag ATGGGCACCATCGTCTTTGATCCCAGCAAGGGGGACTGGTTGTCAACAAAACCATACCTGGGGCTTGATCAGGATGATGGACGCAGTTCAATTAATAGTTGGGTCAACAGTCTCAATGGGATCAGTAATCAACGCGTTGCTGAGAATGACGCTCGAGACTACAAGTTGATCAGGGGATTATGGAGCAAGATTAAAATGAagag GATACAAGCTTCTCTGATATTGGAGACGGACATGAGTAGCAATTATGAGATACATGTTGAGGCTCAGCTACACTGGCCTTCACTGTTATCAAATACCACAATCAGTTTTCCGACCACATTACTAGGGAACACCTCA GTCCAGCATGTTGCTGTGAACAACCCAACTAACCAGCCACTGCTAGTGCAGGCTCTAATGTTAGCAGTATACCCTAACCCTGACTCTGTGCTGCGTCTACTAAAGGGACA GTACAGTTTCAACACTAGCATATTCGACTCATCCGATCTGACTACATTTTATTTGCCAGACTCAGAAGCTTTTGAG GAGAACCACCACGAGGCTACCAGGCTGACGGTGGCACACAGCCCACTCACTGTGACCAGTCTAATTCCTCCACAATCATCTGCTGTGGTCCGTGTGGCCTTCTCTCCAAAGGTGGAGAAGAACTTCACCTCTCTTCTACTTCTAAG GAGTAACCTCACAATATTGGATGCTCTCATGGTACATGGATATGGTGTAGCTGTACAACTTTTGTTTGGTGGTAAAGAACCCGGTGCTCCGCTGATGTTTGAGTACACAGAAGCCTCCTTGATACAGTGTCACA AGGAATTAGCAGCAGCCAACTCGTTGCGACTAGTGAAGACATTCACAATGCGTAACATTGGACAGCTTCCCCTTCATGTTCTGTCCATGGACTTTGGAAGCTATGGCTGTACTGACTATGGTTTTGTAGTCGAGAATTGCACAACTGACTTTGTGCTAGAACCCAATGCAACAAAGGATGTACGAGTGAG TTTCACTCCAGATTTCACAATGTCACGCATTCAACGGACATTAATCCTGCATATGACACACAGTACGGAGTTGGCATTCACCCTTCTAGCTACCCTGCCACACAGTTTATTGCCactgtgctatgctgcactgccaAGACTGGACATCGAGAAACTGTTGTCGAAGATCACTGCAGTGTTTATGATCCTGCTGCTTGTTGTGGTTGTAATGATGGCAATATACTCAGCACAGTTCAACAACATTTGTCAATATTACGAGTTGGATCTGCTGCGTCATGGCACCTCTGTATTTGACCTGAACAACTTAACTGAAGATGGTTATATCAGTCACAGTGATACCACTGCAGG GACACAGGTAGAAACTGTTCGACCTGGCAAGTCAAGTAACTTGTACAGTGAAGCTAGTGCTGTGCCAAAGAACTCACAGGAATCTACTGCTACCACCAGTTTTCAGGAGCCCCCTAGTAATACTAATACTGCTGCAAGACTAAAGGCACCTCTGGATGACCCAGAAGCAAATGCTAGTCataagtccctacagaatataGTAGATCATTCTTCGGCTAATCATACCACTGCTAATAGTAACAGTAGTGGTTTATCACAGAGGAGTAGAGACAACAGTCAGTCAATGGACGAGGCTGATGGTAGCAGTGGAAATAGTACTGTTGAACTTACCAACAATAATGATATGCAACTGGTTTCTAGTAGGTCATCAAAGCCTGTAGCAGCAGTGGCTGGTACTAGCCGAAGTAGCCCGTCAAAGTCAACCAGTAAAGCAGATAATTTCACTTCGCCTTCTATTGTAGCCGTAACAGATTCTTCCAGTCAGACACCTCCATTGAGCAATTCCCAAACAACTTCAGAATCACCTACTGTAGATGCTCCCACATATTCCAAGCGATCTAAACTATCCAAAAAACAGTCTAGCAAGTCATTGAAGCAACAGAATACCGAAGTGGCTTCTGCCAGGAAATCTGAAGTGAAGGACAAGACTAAACTGGAGAAGGAATCAGTTGAGAAGGAAGCAAGTCATGAACAAGTTGTGGTGAAGGAAAAGAGCAGAGACAAAGTCAAGCCATTCACCAAAGATGCTGGTACTGGACAGGCCATTCCAGTAGAGGACGCCCCTCAGGATGGTGGAGCAGAAGCCGAGGACGATGTAGAGGATAATGGAAAGAAGGAAGTTTCAATGAAAGGGAAAGACAAAAGGAAGAAAGTACGTGCTCAACCAAAGAGAGAAGAAAAGGAAAGCAAAAAGAAAAGGGATCGTGAACTTGAGATGGCAGAGTTTATTAAAAACAAAAGATTGTCATCTGAAAGTATTGAAGTTGAGTCTACAACATCTACAGAAAATTTGGATGACGAGAACCCTAATGGCGAACCAGATGAGAAACCAACTAAGGCAGCTACTGCTCCACCTGACAATAAAGAAGTTGTATGCTCTGAAAGTAACCGTCCCAATGATAGTCCCACTGGTCAAAGTGCACCACCTGAGGAAGAAATCACCAAAGAGACTGCACAGCCTAACCCTAAAACTAATGACAAGAAAACTCTCAAGTTGACTGAAATCTATACAGATCCATTTAGTCGAAAGCCAGACAAGACATCATATACTAGCAAGAAGATTGTGGGAGTATCAAAGAAACAGTCGACAGAGAGGACCAAGTCAGCCAGTAGTGAGGAGCCAGATGACAGTAAACCAACTACACCTGTTGGTGGAGCCAAACCTCGAGCTAAGAACAAGCAAATTGATGGAGATGTATCCAGCAAAAATGAAGAACAGGAGGCAAAGAGTCCTGATTCTAAAGCTGAAGGCATTCGGCTTACATCTCCGCATGACATAGCTGCTTCTCTTCTCTCCAAGAATACCATCATTGCAACCAGAAGCAAGATGAAGGTAGAGAGAGAAGCAAAGGAAGCTAATAAGTATGACCTGCATTCTAATGCTAAGATATCTCCTTTGGCAAAACCTAATGACATGATGATGCCTGAAGACAACTATCTAATGATGCAAGGAAATATGCCacatcatcctcatcattatccaagtgattttaatagGCCAGACCATGGTGGGGTTCTGTCACTGAATGCTGAGCCATTTGTACCTACTGTGGGAGCCAAAGAACACTCCTACTATCCTGAGGAGCCCAGGCCCATGAACAGGATGGAAGTTAGCCGACTGCAGACAGGGAAGACCCTCGGTGATTTTATGCCACCATCAGTTACCCAGCCATCACGTCATTATCATCCCAAGAAGCACCAGGACAACATGTACAGTGACCACCACAAGGGAATGTTTGAAGATCCAAGGATGTTGCGCTCAAGCCACCACATGATGCACCACCACCCCCAGCAGAAAGTCAGTCCTACAATGATAGATGATTCCCAGCCCCACCATATGTATCATCATTCAATGGGCTACCACTCTGACAGGATGCACTCTGACAGGATGCACTCTGACAGGATACATTCTGACAGGATGCACTCTGACAGGATGCATTCTGACAGGATGCATTCTGACAGGATGGGTCATGATCCTCACTTTAGTCACCATCGTTCTAGTCTGGATCACAGTGAGACATTCTTTGAGGAGGACTATTCAGGATTACAGAGTTTTGACCAACAGCTGTGTGCACGTAATAGCCGGCCAAGTAATCTGCCATACAACACCGATGATTCCGTACCATTTTATTCTGCTGGTTCTCACAATATAATATCAGCTTCCTCCGGCCGCAAGGGCATGAACATGGGTGGTGGTGGTCTTACCCTCACTAGTCCTACATCTATGTTTGAGAGCCCTAAAAAGCAGCAGTTCCCTGGTTATCCCAGGCCTGTGGGTGTCAATTCCACCATGTCCAGCAGCGATGATAATATTCCTCCTGGTTACTCTCGTCAGCATTACCTGCATACTCTACAACATCGTCGTGTTGGTAAGCAGCCACAGAGGTTGCCTCCACCTGGTTTAGGGGATCCTCAATTTGGTGAAGTCATCCAAGACAGAGGAGGTGGAATTCCCTGGGGAATTGAAGAGTTTGGTGGAAATGAATCTGGAAGCCTTCAGCTACAGCAGCAACTGTTGCGAAGGCAGCAACTTCTACtgcagcaacaacagcagcaaagTTTTGACCTGGATGATTATGGTGAAATTCCAAATCTGCATTCTACCACTTCTCCAGTGTTCCCTACTTCTTCACTAAATCTAGCCCCTGGCTCTGGATTTTCCTCTGCTGTGCATGAACCAAGACCCCCTCCATTAGATTTGGGCTGGGACACTGGTGTTTCCTCCAACAGATCAGATAAG TACATGTCAGACATGTCATGGGGTAATAGTTCATCAGCTGTTGGTGATAACAGTTCTGTGTCAATGCTGTGGAGGCAGGGCTCCTCACACAACAGTAGAAATCAGTCGTTGTCAAGTATGAGTGACACCAACTCCACTGACTTTCCGAAGTTCACCGGCAACATGTATGGCTTGTTTGATGGACCTGGAAGCATTTGGGACCCAGCTGCTGGCACTGGTAACAGCAGCTTGTTGCCCTGGGCTACAACTCCGAGCCCTTCTGAGAACAAAGATAACTCTACCAATTGA